A single Nicotiana tabacum cultivar K326 chromosome 5, ASM71507v2, whole genome shotgun sequence DNA region contains:
- the LOC142180697 gene encoding uncharacterized protein LOC142180697: protein MVVLMKIEEQKIRDNNNNNNNKVLRHGHTCLYSPHTDHITDKLGHHLRDCPQPPRNFNQASIQSAAPTQTTRNTSDATCTGNIGRGVGDRAIVNQGQGNASRVVTSNLYVYSFDALALIDLGSTHSYVSSYFALRFSRQSELLNDPFLVATHVGESLLAEYVYRACQIQVEGRDTLVDLIVLDIIDFDMLMGMDWLSFCYAIVNCHAKIVKFEIPNEPSFILRRSQVPDTCKIVSFMKAQRLLKKGCLGLLAIVNDTRKETVSIENVPVVREFFDVFLEDLPGLPPVREINFGIDLLPDTHLISIPPY from the exons ATGGTGGTTTTAATGAAAATAGAAGAGCAGAAAATCAGggacaacaataacaacaacaacaacaaggttCTCAGACATGGACACACATGTCTTTACAGTCCACATACAGACCACATTACAGACAAG TTAGGACATCACTTGAGGGATTGCCCTCAGCCTCCGAGAAATTTCAACCAGGCTTCTATTCAGTCAGCTGCACCGACTCAGACTACTCGTAATACTTCAGATGCTACATGTACAGGAAATATAGGTCGAGGTGTTGGAGACCGTGCTATTGTTAATCAAGGACAAGGCAATGCTAGTAGAG TGGTTACAAGTAATCTTTATGTCTATTCATTTGATGCACTTGCGTTGATTGATCTGGGATCTACCCACTCCTATGTGTCCTCGTACTTTGCTTTGAGGTTTAGTAGACAGTCTGAGCTATTGAATGATCCTTTTCTAGTTGCTACTCATGTTGGAGAGTCTCTATTAGCTGAATACGTGTATCGTGCTTGTCAAATTCAGGTTGAGGGTAGAGATACTCTAGTTGACCTTATTGTACTTGATATAATTGACTTTGACATGctgatgggaatggattggttatcttttTGCTATGCTATAGTCAATTGTCATGCAAAGATAGTTAAGTTTGAGATACCAAATGAACCCAGTTTTATTCTAAGAAGGAGTCAGGTTCCAGATACTTGTAAAATtgtatcttttatgaaggctcaacgacTTCTGAAGAAGGGTTGCTTGGGTCTCTTAGCTATTGTAAATGACACAAGAAAGGAAACAGTTAGTATAGAAAATGTACCAGTAGTGAGAGAATTCTTTGATGTATTTCTTGAGGATTTACCAGGATTACCTCCAGTACGAGAAAtaaactttggtattgatttgctaCCTGACACACATCTCATATCGATTCCCCCATATtga